The Astyanax mexicanus isolate ESR-SI-001 chromosome 7, AstMex3_surface, whole genome shotgun sequence genome has a window encoding:
- the si:ch73-52p7.1 gene encoding uncharacterized protein si:ch73-52p7.1 isoform X1, producing MPPLDHVGCVVLYCVLYLVMPTLLHGELTLAYVTKYNLLICQCAQDLPVCSIINSNHPSCICNRPLSTPQRQVHGPAVLQYSHLTVWYSSPLNTARLLNNSEVRNLTLIKCNLSEDEPPAFDHFAVQRLERLRVSYPVWRPGQSHDMLLGRDMGAPYHEEARIAIIHAAVLAGAHELKAYTVKTEVDSQGKMSLPHIFMSNDNLTEMTSMFVTFVY from the exons ATGCCCCCTCTGGACCACGTGGGCTGTGTGGTGCTGTACTGTGTCCTGTACCTGGTGATGCCCACGCTCCTGCATGGAGAGCTCACACTGGCGTATGTGACTAAGTACAATCTCTTAATCTGTCAGTGTGCACAGGACCTGCCGGTCTGCAGCATCATCAACTCCAATCACCCAAGCTGCATCTGTAACCGCCCGCTCTCCACGCCTCAGCGG CAGGTCCACGGCCCTGCCGTGCTGCAATACAGCCATCTGACCGTGTGGTACTCTTCTCCGCTCAACACGGCGCGGCTGCTCAATAACTCAGAAGTACGAAACCTTACACTGATCAAATGCAACCTGTCCGAGGATGAGCCGCCAGCTTTTGATCACTTTGCGGTTCAGAGACTGGAGAGATTGAGGGTCTCGTACCCGGTCTGGAGACCCGGGCAAAGCCATGACATGCTGCTGGGGAGGGACATGGGTGCTCCGTACCACGAGGAAGCCAGGATTGCCATCATCCACGCCGCTGTTTTGGCAGGAGCTCATGAGCTTAAAGCCTACACAGTGAAAACCGAGGTGGACAGTCAGGGCAAGATGTCCCTTCCACACATTTTTATGTCTAACGATAACCTTACAGAGATGACCAGCATGTTTGTGACTTTTGTCTACTGA
- the si:ch73-52p7.1 gene encoding uncharacterized protein si:ch73-52p7.1 isoform X2 has product MPPLDHVGCVVLYCVLYLVMPTLLHGELTLAYVTKYNLLICQCAQDLPVCSIINSNHPSCICNRPLSTPQRVHGPAVLQYSHLTVWYSSPLNTARLLNNSEVRNLTLIKCNLSEDEPPAFDHFAVQRLERLRVSYPVWRPGQSHDMLLGRDMGAPYHEEARIAIIHAAVLAGAHELKAYTVKTEVDSQGKMSLPHIFMSNDNLTEMTSMFVTFVY; this is encoded by the exons ATGCCCCCTCTGGACCACGTGGGCTGTGTGGTGCTGTACTGTGTCCTGTACCTGGTGATGCCCACGCTCCTGCATGGAGAGCTCACACTGGCGTATGTGACTAAGTACAATCTCTTAATCTGTCAGTGTGCACAGGACCTGCCGGTCTGCAGCATCATCAACTCCAATCACCCAAGCTGCATCTGTAACCGCCCGCTCTCCACGCCTCAGCGG GTCCACGGCCCTGCCGTGCTGCAATACAGCCATCTGACCGTGTGGTACTCTTCTCCGCTCAACACGGCGCGGCTGCTCAATAACTCAGAAGTACGAAACCTTACACTGATCAAATGCAACCTGTCCGAGGATGAGCCGCCAGCTTTTGATCACTTTGCGGTTCAGAGACTGGAGAGATTGAGGGTCTCGTACCCGGTCTGGAGACCCGGGCAAAGCCATGACATGCTGCTGGGGAGGGACATGGGTGCTCCGTACCACGAGGAAGCCAGGATTGCCATCATCCACGCCGCTGTTTTGGCAGGAGCTCATGAGCTTAAAGCCTACACAGTGAAAACCGAGGTGGACAGTCAGGGCAAGATGTCCCTTCCACACATTTTTATGTCTAACGATAACCTTACAGAGATGACCAGCATGTTTGTGACTTTTGTCTACTGA